The following coding sequences lie in one Arachis hypogaea cultivar Tifrunner chromosome 4, arahy.Tifrunner.gnm2.J5K5, whole genome shotgun sequence genomic window:
- the LOC112743455 gene encoding heat shock cognate 70 kDa protein-like: protein MAKKQKGRAIGIDLGTTYSCVAAWEKQNGRAEIIVNDQGNRTTPSFVAFTDSHRFIGDAAKNQAAANPSNTIFDAKRLIGRKYKDPTIENDLKLWPFKVVSGVDDKPMIMVNYKGKEKCLAAEEISSMILTKMKEIAEAYMDSSVNNAVITVPAYFNDSQRKATKDAGIIAGLNVIRIINEPTAAALAYGLQKRGNCSGKRNVFIFDLGGGTFDVSLVTIEGDNIEVKATTGDTHLGGEDFDNRMVSHLVQEFKRKNGVDITGTPRALRRLRNECEKAKRILSHTNETTIEIDALFQGVDFRFSLTRACFEELNRDLFEKCMEIAQKCLDDAKMKKSKIHDVVLVGGSSRIPKVQSLLHNFFEGKELCKSINPDEAVAFGAAVQAALLSEDYSFVPPLVLVDVTPLSLGIKVKGDLMSVVIPRNTIIPAKRSAVYFTPKDYISTVTINVYEGERTKASDNNLLGTFPLSGLPLVFKGHPFNVYFELDFDGILKVRAEDKTTGSKNGITITNEKGRLSNAEINRMVKEAALFKEEDKKFKMMVKAKNALDDYIYKMEKAMEDSDVSSKVSPSKKQRIMAAFSEGKALIQNEHETEACVFENYLRRLQNICRPILINKVNTCFKMFGI from the exons ATGGCAAAAAAACAAAAGGGTCGTGCAATAGGAATCGATCTAGGAACTACATACTCGTGTGTTGCAGCATGGGAAAAGCAAAATGGTCGTGCAGAGATTATTGTGAATGATCAAGGCAACAGAACTACACCTTCTTTCGTTGCCTTCACTGATTCTCACAGGTTCATTGGTGATGCTGCTAAAAATCAAGCTGCTGCCAACCCCTCTAACACCATCTTTG ATGCTAAAAGGTTGATTGGCAGAAAATACAAAGATCCCACAATTGAGAATGATCTTAAGTTATGGCCATTCAAGGTTGTATCTGGTGTTGATGACAAACCAATGATTATGGTGAACTACAAAGGCAAGGAAAAGTGTCTTGCTGCTGAAGAAATCTCATCTATGATTCTCACAAAGATGAAGGAGATTGCAGAGGCCTATATGGACTCTTCTGTGAACAATGCAGTGATTACAGTCCCTGCCTATTTCAATGACTCGCAGCGAAAAGCCACCAAAGATGCCGGCATCATTGCCGGCCTTAATGTCATCAGAATCATCAACGAACCAACAGCTGCGGCTCTTGCATATGGCCTTCAAAAGAGAGGCAACTGTTCCGGAAAGCGCAATGTTTTCATATTTGATCTTGGTGGTGGTACCTTTGATGTGTCTCTAGTCACAATTGAAGGTGATAACATTGAAGTTAAGGCCACTACCGGAGACACTCATCTCGGAGGGGAAGATTTTGATAACAGAATGGTGAGTCACTTGGTACAAGAGTTCAAAAGAAAGAACGGAGTTGACATTACTGGGACTCCCAGAGCACTGAGGAGGTTGAGAAATGAATGCGAGAAAGCGAAAAGGATACTGTCACATACTAATGAGACTACAATTGAGATAGATGCTTTGTTTCAAGGCGTTGATTTTCGGTTTTCTTTAACTCGTGCTTGCTTTGAGGAACTCAACAGGGACTTGTTTGAGAAGTGCATGGAGATTGCTCAGAAGTGTCTTGATGATGCTAAGATGAAGAAAAGCAAGATACATGATGTGGTCCTTGTTGGTGGATCTTCAAGAATCCCAAAAGTGCAGAGTTTATTACACAACTTCTTTGAAGGGAAGGAGCTTTGCAAGAGTATCAACCCGGATGAAGCCGTCGCTTTTGGCGCCGCTGTCCAAGCTGCATTGTTGAGTGAAGACTACAGCTTTGTCCCACCCTTGGTTCTGGTGGATGTAACTCCTCTGTCTCTTGGTATAAAAGTAAAAGGAGATTTGATGAGTGTTGTAATTCCTAGGAATACCATCATTCCTGCAAAAAGAAGTGCTGTGTATTTTACACCTAAAGATTATATATCCACTGTTACAATAAATGTGTATGAAGGTGAAAGGACAAAAGCCAGTGACAATAATTTGCTGGGTACGTTTCCGCTTTCGGGCCTTCCTCTTGTTTTTAAAGGCCATCCTTTCAATGTTTACTTTGAACTGGATTTTGATGGTATCTTGAAGGTTCGTGCTGAGGATAAAACAACTGGTAGCAAGAATGGAATTACGATTACTAATGAGAAAGGAAGACTCTCAAATGCTGAAATTAATAGAATGGTTAAGGAAGCTGCATTGTTCAAGGAAGAGGATAAGAAGTTCAAGATGATGGTAAAAGCAAAGAATGCTTTGGACGATTATATTTACAAAATGGAGAAAGCTATGGAGGATTCTGATGTAAGTTCTAAGGTTTCGCCTTCCAAAAAGCAGAGAATCATGGCTGCATTCAGTGAGGGAAAAGCTTTGATTCAGAATGAGCATGAAACTGAAGCTTGTGTGTTTGAGAACTATCTTAGAAGATTACAGAACATTTGTCGACCAATACTGATCAACAAGGTTAATACTTGCTTCAAAATGTTCGGGATATAA
- the LOC112743456 gene encoding heat shock cognate 70 kDa protein-like, producing the protein MATKHKGRAIGIDLGTTYSCVAAWEEQNGRAEIIVNDQGNRTTPSFVAFTDTQRLIGDAAKNQAAANPSSTIFDAKRLIGRKYKDPTIENDLKLWPFKVVSGVDDKPMIMVNYKGQEKCLAAEEISSMILTKMKEIAEAYLESSVNNAVITVPAYFNDSQRKATKDAGVIAGLNVIRIINEPTAAALAYGLQKRDKCSGKRNVFIFDLGGGTFDVSLVTIENEVFEVKATAGDTHLGGEDFDNRMVSHLVQEFKRKNRVDITRDPRALRRLRNECEKAKRTLSHANETTIEIDALFKGIDFRFSITRARFEELNRDLFVKCMEIAQKCLDDAKMQKREIDDVVLVGGSSRIPKVQSLLHNFFEGKDLCKSINPDEAVAYGAAIQAALLSESYSIVPNMVLVDVTPLSLGIAIRGDLMSVVIPRNTAIPVKMGSVFVTIEDYQSAAAFPVYEGERSKASENNLLGLFSLSGLPLVPRGHPINVSFELDFDGILKVCAVDETTGNKNGITITNEKGRLSSAEIKRMIEEAAVFKEEDKKFKKMIKAKNALDYYVYRMEKALKDFDVSSMISPSEKQRINAALREGKSLIQSEHQTEASVFENYLKKLQNIYHPIVINEVHGYSDEETYD; encoded by the exons ATGGCAACAAAACATAAGGGTCGTGCAATAGGAATCGATCTTGGAACTACGTACTCCTGTGTTGCTGCATGGGAAGAACAGAATGGTCGTGCAGAGATTATTGTGAATGATCAAGGCAACAGAACAACACCTTCTTTTGTTGCCTTCACTGATACTCAAAGGTTGATTGGTGATGCTGCTAAAAATCAAGCTGCTGCCAACCCCTCCAGCACAATCTTTG ATGCTAAAAGGTTGATTGGCAGAAAATACAAAGATCCCACAATTGAGAATGATCTTAAGTTATGGCCATTCAAGGTTGTATCTGGTGTTGATGACAAACCAATGATTATGGTGAACTACAAAGGCCAGGAAAAGTGTCTTGCTGCTGAAGAAATCTCATCTATGATCCTCACAAAGATGAAGGAGATTGCAGAGGCCTATTTGGAGTCTTCTGTGAACAATGCAGTGATTACAGTCCCTGCCTATTTCAATGACTCGCAGCGAAAAGCCACCAAAGATGCCGGTGTCATTGCCGGCCTTAATGTCATTAGAATCATCAACGAACCAACAGCTGCAGCTCTTGCATATGGACTTCAAAAGAGAGATAAATGTTCCGGAAAGCGCAATGTTTTCATATTTGATCTTGGTGGTGGCACCTTTGATGTGTCTCTGGTCACAATTGAAAATGAAGTCTTTGAAGTTAAGGCCACTGCTGGAGACACCCATCTCGGAGGGGAAGATTTTGATAACAGAATGGTGAGTCACTTGGTACAAGAGTTCAAAAGAAAGAACAGAGTTGACATTACTAGGGATCCCAGGGCACTGAGGAGGTTGAGAAATGAATGTGAGAAGGCGAAAAGGACACTCTCACATGCTAATGAGACTACTATTGAGATAGATGCTTTGTTTAAAGGCATTGATTTTCGTTTTTCTATAACTCGTGCAAGGTTTGAAGAACTCAACAGGGACTTGTTTGTGAAGTGCATGGAGATTGCTCAGAAGTGTCTTGATGATGCTAAGATGCAGAAAAGAGAGATAGATGATGTGGTCCTTGTTGGTGGATCTTCTAGAATCCCAAAAGTGCAGAGTTTATTACACAACTTCTTTGAAGGAAAGGATCTTTGCAAGAGTATCAACCCGGATGAAGCTGTTGCTTATGGTGCTGCAATTCAAGCTGCTTTGCTTAGTGAAAGTTATAGCATTGTGCCAAACATGGTGCTAGTtgatgtcactcctttgtctctTGGTATAGCCATTCGTGGAGATTTGATGAGTGTAGTGATTCCGAGGAATACTGCCATTCCTGTTAAGATGGGTTCTGTATTTGTCACAATTGAAGATTATCAATCTGCTGCTGCATTCCCAGTTTATGAAGGTGAAAGGTCAAAAGCTAGTGAAAATAACTTGCTGGGTTTGTTTTCGCTTTCGGGGCTTCCTCTTGTTCCTCGAGGCCATCCTATCAATGTTAGCTTTGAACTTGATTTTGATGGTATCTTAAAGGTTTGTGCTGTGGATGAAACAACTGGTAACAAGAATGGAATCACCATTACTAATGAGAAAGGAAGACTCTCAAGTGCTGAAATTaagagaatgattgaggaagCTGCTGTGTTCAAGGAAGAGGATAAGAAGTTCAAGAAAATGATCAAAGCAAAGAATGCTTTGGATTATTATGTTTACAGGATGGAGAAAGCTTTGAAGGATTTTGATGTAAGCTCTATGATTTCACCTTCCGAAAAGCAGAGAATTAATGCTGCATTGAGAGAGGgaaaaagtttgattcagagtgAGCATCAAACTGAAGCTTCTGTGTTTGAGAACTATCTTAAAAAATTACAGAACATTTACCATCCAATAGTGATCAACGAGGTCCATGGATACAGTGATGAAGAAACTTATGattag